Proteins from a genomic interval of Sphingobacterium sp. SYP-B4668:
- a CDS encoding nuclear transport factor 2 family protein: protein MKKLITPFATALMMIVSFSSFAKTTNSNPSTNLSSKATIKAYLEAHTLSNLSSNPQLFASDFEYQTAAKPNEKFNKKQYSDFLKNTKGLQYDCMTTYEIMDENTNISVAKATMTFPNFKRVDYITLTRGQNSWQVSKVVTTYP, encoded by the coding sequence ATGAAAAAATTAATCACACCCTTCGCTACTGCTCTAATGATGATTGTCTCGTTCAGTTCATTTGCCAAAACAACAAACAGCAATCCGTCAACAAATCTAAGTTCTAAAGCTACGATAAAAGCCTATTTAGAAGCCCATACATTGTCCAACCTATCGAGCAATCCACAACTATTTGCTTCAGACTTTGAATATCAGACAGCAGCCAAGCCTAATGAAAAATTCAACAAAAAACAATACAGTGATTTCTTAAAAAACACGAAAGGTCTGCAGTATGATTGCATGACCACCTATGAAATCATGGATGAGAACACCAATATATCGGTCGCTAAGGCAACTATGACTTTCCCAAATTTCAAACGGGTAGATTATATTACGCTTACGCGCGGCCAGAACAGTTGGCAGGTGAGTAAAGTGGTCACCACATATCCCTAA
- a CDS encoding SusC/RagA family TonB-linked outer membrane protein, translating into MKIIAFFLMVMLAQVHASSHAQKVSLNFKNAPLGDVLEEIQKQVGYDLLYNSASIDKSKKRISIKAKGLPFGDALKNVLEGSPFYFEVDKNTVLIREINKSGRTQVTDKNRIESRIQQRVLTGRVVDENNLPISGVTVLAKGTNIGTSTDSDGNYSLSVSDPVKILVFSVVGYKEQEIEIGSQRRIDVVLDAHIDNLDEVVVVGYSSQKMRYLSSSISNISEEKLKDVTANDLSSMLQGKAPGVVVSTASGDPSSEPRVLIRGAGTISASTSPLIVVDGNIGGSYNPADIESVSILKDVAATGLYGSRAANGVIIVNTKMGKAGKTKVEFNNSFGFGNPTTGNFRMMNSQELYDFQKTFYNRDPSVLDNNTNWWDLAFGTGYVNNHNLSVSGGSEKVQYYTSGVYYREEGTLKGTGHTGYNFRNNLSAQITDRLKASVFINGRMNKNNLENSNTMYDAYINLPFDPAFDVSGAPIDGRFYPNWLGREKENFLHSLQYNYNKNDSWEASGDLNLDYKLSNKVTVSSYNRTQLSNGTFARYFDRRTKQGGANIGELYNGTSRANRFLTSNRVRYAEDFGRNSLVLLGVAEVETTTSESAETSGKGLPAGRDVMSVATEVLQSPKGAREQVGFRKYLAQADYSYDNRYFLIGSFVNEFSSKFGRNNPTANFVQFGASWILSNENFMKDNRVFSFAKIRGSYGTVGNADGISNFAALGLYSITQEASYTGLPGAAPFQKGNPDLSWEKIKSANIGADLTLWNRVAISLDVYEKKASELLYRKPLAATTGYSYVWVNAGSVRNRGVEFNITSQNFTKESFSWETGFNMAFNKNKVLELSDGADVFNSGARQPIAVGYDMDAFNFPIWSGVDPKNGDPLWEKVTIDGNGNRTITTTNVYSEAASSDSRQFTGTSAAPKFTGGLSNTFKYKDFSLSAFFNFVYGNYVYNETRVSFDNDGLYEAFNSMVLQDGWNRWEKEGDVATHPKPVVGGNKDSNQSSSRYLEDGSYIRLRNLRLGYNLPPKFLTQLRVARVHVFVSADNLWTATKFSGPDPEVSLSQVDLASGVSSFKYPISRKLLFGLNLTF; encoded by the coding sequence ATGAAGATAATAGCGTTTTTCTTAATGGTAATGCTTGCCCAAGTGCATGCTTCATCCCATGCACAAAAGGTTTCCCTCAATTTTAAAAATGCGCCACTAGGTGATGTATTGGAGGAGATTCAAAAGCAAGTCGGATATGACCTATTGTATAATAGTGCATCGATAGATAAAAGTAAAAAACGGATATCTATAAAAGCAAAAGGATTACCTTTTGGAGATGCATTGAAGAATGTATTGGAAGGTAGCCCTTTCTATTTTGAAGTTGATAAAAATACGGTGCTAATTAGGGAAATCAACAAATCTGGTAGAACCCAAGTAACAGATAAGAATAGAATAGAAAGTAGAATTCAGCAACGCGTACTAACAGGTAGGGTTGTGGATGAAAATAATCTGCCAATCTCTGGTGTGACAGTCTTGGCCAAGGGGACTAATATAGGAACGTCTACCGATAGTGATGGCAATTATTCTCTTAGTGTATCAGACCCTGTGAAAATATTGGTGTTTTCAGTGGTAGGGTATAAGGAGCAAGAGATAGAAATAGGAAGCCAACGGCGTATAGACGTAGTCTTGGACGCACATATCGATAATTTGGACGAAGTGGTTGTGGTTGGGTATTCTTCTCAAAAAATGAGGTATTTATCCAGCTCGATCAGTAATATTTCCGAAGAAAAGTTGAAGGATGTGACAGCCAATGACTTGTCTAGTATGTTACAAGGAAAGGCTCCAGGGGTAGTCGTGTCTACAGCTTCTGGAGATCCGTCAAGTGAACCCCGAGTCCTTATTCGTGGTGCAGGGACGATTTCGGCGAGTACTTCTCCACTGATCGTGGTGGATGGGAACATAGGCGGTTCGTATAATCCTGCCGATATAGAATCTGTATCTATTTTGAAAGATGTGGCTGCAACTGGTCTATATGGATCTAGGGCTGCAAATGGAGTTATTATCGTAAATACCAAAATGGGGAAAGCTGGTAAGACTAAAGTGGAGTTTAATAACTCATTTGGTTTTGGAAATCCGACAACAGGCAATTTTCGGATGATGAATTCGCAGGAGTTGTACGACTTTCAAAAGACATTTTATAATCGGGATCCTTCGGTGCTGGACAATAATACCAATTGGTGGGATTTGGCTTTTGGGACCGGCTATGTAAATAATCATAATCTATCAGTATCGGGTGGCTCGGAGAAGGTGCAGTATTATACATCAGGTGTGTATTATCGAGAGGAGGGGACGTTGAAGGGGACAGGCCATACAGGATACAATTTTAGAAATAATCTAAGTGCCCAGATTACAGACAGGTTAAAGGCTTCGGTCTTCATAAACGGAAGGATGAATAAGAATAACCTGGAGAATAGTAACACCATGTATGATGCATACATCAATTTGCCGTTCGATCCTGCATTTGACGTGAGCGGTGCACCTATAGATGGACGTTTCTATCCCAATTGGTTAGGTAGGGAGAAGGAGAATTTCTTGCATTCGCTGCAATACAATTATAACAAAAATGATAGCTGGGAAGCAAGTGGGGATTTGAATCTAGATTATAAATTGAGTAACAAAGTGACGGTATCAAGTTATAATCGTACCCAACTCTCGAATGGCACATTTGCCCGATACTTTGATAGAAGAACGAAGCAAGGGGGGGCGAATATTGGTGAATTATATAATGGCACAAGCCGCGCTAATAGATTTTTGACTTCCAATCGTGTGCGGTATGCCGAGGATTTCGGAAGGAATAGTCTTGTACTCTTAGGAGTTGCAGAGGTTGAAACGACGACATCTGAATCAGCCGAGACCTCAGGAAAGGGATTGCCGGCAGGAAGGGACGTGATGTCGGTGGCGACAGAGGTCTTACAGAGCCCAAAAGGTGCCCGGGAGCAGGTAGGATTTAGGAAATACCTTGCCCAAGCGGATTATAGCTATGACAATCGATATTTTTTAATCGGATCTTTTGTGAATGAGTTTTCTTCCAAATTTGGGCGTAACAATCCTACTGCTAATTTTGTGCAATTTGGTGCCTCTTGGATTTTGAGTAATGAAAATTTTATGAAAGACAACCGTGTTTTTTCATTCGCAAAAATACGAGGAAGCTACGGAACGGTCGGAAATGCGGATGGAATTTCAAATTTTGCAGCTCTCGGACTTTATAGCATCACTCAAGAAGCGAGTTATACAGGACTGCCAGGGGCAGCTCCTTTCCAAAAAGGAAACCCCGATCTGAGTTGGGAGAAAATAAAATCTGCAAATATAGGTGCAGATCTAACCCTTTGGAATCGTGTTGCAATCAGCCTGGATGTGTACGAGAAAAAAGCGAGCGAACTTCTATACAGGAAGCCATTGGCGGCCACGACAGGCTATAGCTATGTATGGGTAAACGCTGGCTCCGTGCGAAATCGTGGCGTCGAATTTAACATCACCTCGCAAAATTTTACTAAGGAAAGTTTTTCTTGGGAAACAGGATTCAACATGGCATTCAACAAGAACAAAGTATTGGAACTTAGTGACGGCGCAGACGTATTTAATTCCGGTGCGAGACAGCCTATTGCTGTCGGATATGATATGGATGCCTTTAACTTCCCGATATGGTCGGGAGTAGACCCGAAAAATGGAGATCCGCTTTGGGAGAAAGTCACCATAGATGGGAATGGCAATCGAACAATTACGACTACCAATGTGTATAGCGAGGCCGCATCTTCAGATTCACGTCAATTTACCGGCACATCAGCAGCACCCAAGTTTACAGGGGGACTAAGCAATACCTTCAAATACAAAGACTTCTCTTTGTCGGCATTTTTCAACTTTGTGTATGGTAACTATGTCTACAATGAGACTCGTGTCTCTTTCGACAATGATGGTCTATACGAGGCATTCAACTCAATGGTACTGCAGGATGGTTGGAACCGCTGGGAAAAAGAAGGTGATGTGGCTACACACCCCAAGCCTGTAGTAGGTGGAAATAAAGACTCGAACCAATCGTCTTCAAGATATTTGGAAGATGGTAGTTACATACGTCTTAGAAATCTGCGCCTTGGTTATAACTTACCTCCAAAATTTCTTACACAACTGCGAGTGGCAAGAGTACATGTATTTGTAAGTGCTGATAACCTATGGACGGCAACCAAGTTTTCTGGTCCCGATCCAGAAGTGTCGCTCAGTCAAGTGGATCTAGCTTCAGGGGTATCCAGTTTTAAGTATCCTATCAGTAGAAAGCTTCTTTTTGGTCTAAACCTAACATTCTAA
- a CDS encoding GntR family transcriptional regulator, translating into MDFNSNKAIYLQIAEYVCEHILLEKWKQEDKVPSVRDMAVKLEVNPNTVARTYDLLQQKGILANKRGVGFFLGADAVKQVKDYRKSIFINEELPNVFRNIYLLDIGLEELTQMYKSFVGEHFNNR; encoded by the coding sequence ATGGATTTTAATAGTAATAAGGCGATATATTTACAAATAGCTGAATACGTGTGTGAGCACATCTTGTTGGAGAAATGGAAGCAGGAAGATAAAGTTCCTTCTGTGCGCGATATGGCCGTGAAACTGGAGGTCAACCCTAATACAGTTGCGCGGACTTATGATTTGTTGCAACAAAAAGGAATCTTAGCAAACAAACGGGGCGTAGGATTTTTCTTAGGGGCGGATGCCGTTAAACAGGTAAAGGATTATCGAAAGTCCATCTTCATAAATGAAGAACTACCGAATGTATTTAGAAACATATACCTATTGGATATTGGGTTGGAGGAGCTTACACAAATGTATAAGTCATTTGTCGGAGAACATTTTAATAATAGATAA
- a CDS encoding RagB/SusD family nutrient uptake outer membrane protein produces the protein MKLSSLYTKVASIALIVLLFSCQKYYDPTEFIDEESALTNEADVGTATIGTYAVLKNASYVRSGHFIMEYPGDAVAQGQSSGDDLTRAYRYTHINTSDHCTNFWSQAYKVIAAANKIIEFVPDDASAGLLQLKGENLFLRAMMHFNLVRIFGRPYPQKNGDNPGIPILREGLTDEEATSLSRNTVKEVYDFVIADLLKAAEMMTVAKSNAFASKEVAYALLARVYLYKEDNTNAVKYADLVINANRYTLLQGSEYSGYFRTLPESNRETIFCIRHTKVEDRSMSSIGSMYFSGDVSGNPLGQGVSGWAEIYASKKYYDFLTKYPEDLRNTFVTPYIADGKLQYNQKLTPVTPMYYVNKYSLQEGQINLSSPVYLRLGEVYLIRAEAEAKRGNVDAALTDVNKLRERAGLSGAALYTESKIQELGKSALDVVLEERYLELAFEGHRAYDLYRNNRPMERNYPGTHSLSNTPTTDLYQKILPTDNRVVFYIPQAEINRNSKLIQNP, from the coding sequence ATGAAACTATCCTCACTATATACAAAAGTGGCTTCAATAGCTTTAATTGTATTGCTTTTTTCTTGCCAAAAATATTATGATCCAACCGAATTTATCGATGAAGAATCCGCGTTGACAAATGAAGCCGATGTGGGTACCGCTACTATCGGGACTTATGCTGTGCTCAAAAATGCTTCATATGTCCGTAGCGGACATTTTATAATGGAATATCCTGGCGATGCAGTGGCCCAAGGTCAATCTTCAGGAGATGATTTGACAAGAGCGTACCGATATACGCATATCAACACCTCAGATCATTGTACTAATTTTTGGTCTCAAGCCTATAAAGTGATAGCAGCAGCAAACAAGATTATTGAATTTGTACCGGATGATGCTTCTGCGGGATTGCTTCAGCTTAAAGGCGAAAATTTGTTTTTGAGAGCAATGATGCATTTTAATCTCGTTCGAATTTTCGGTCGACCATATCCACAGAAAAATGGTGATAATCCTGGGATTCCTATTCTAAGGGAAGGGCTGACGGACGAAGAAGCAACCTCTCTTAGCAGGAACACGGTAAAAGAGGTATATGATTTTGTAATAGCAGATCTGCTCAAGGCGGCAGAAATGATGACCGTCGCTAAAAGTAATGCTTTTGCATCCAAGGAAGTGGCCTATGCGCTGTTGGCTAGAGTATATTTATACAAAGAAGATAATACTAATGCTGTTAAATATGCGGATTTAGTCATTAATGCTAATCGATACACACTTTTACAGGGAAGTGAATACTCGGGGTATTTTAGAACGTTGCCGGAAAGTAATCGCGAAACGATTTTTTGTATACGACATACTAAAGTGGAAGACAGGAGCATGTCATCCATAGGATCTATGTATTTTAGTGGTGATGTCTCGGGAAACCCGCTGGGACAAGGGGTAAGTGGATGGGCTGAAATCTACGCATCAAAAAAATACTATGATTTTTTAACTAAATATCCAGAAGATTTGCGAAATACATTCGTAACTCCTTATATTGCAGATGGGAAGCTTCAGTATAACCAAAAACTTACACCTGTAACACCTATGTATTACGTTAATAAATATTCGCTTCAAGAAGGCCAGATTAACCTGAGCTCGCCAGTGTACTTGCGATTGGGGGAAGTGTACCTGATAAGAGCCGAGGCAGAAGCCAAGAGGGGGAATGTGGATGCAGCACTGACAGATGTTAACAAGTTGCGGGAGCGAGCTGGATTGAGTGGAGCAGCCTTGTATACAGAAAGTAAGATTCAGGAGCTCGGTAAATCAGCCTTAGATGTAGTATTGGAAGAACGGTATCTAGAGCTGGCTTTTGAAGGACATAGGGCTTATGACTTGTACCGAAACAACCGCCCGATGGAACGTAATTATCCAGGAACGCATTCGTTGAGTAATACACCTACTACCGATCTGTACCAGAAAATCTTACCAACGGATAATCGAGTGGTATTCTATATTCCTCAGGCAGAAATAAATAGAAATAGTAAACTCATCCAAAATCCTTAA
- a CDS encoding sugar phosphate isomerase/epimerase family protein: MMNRKNFIKSAALIAGATVAAPMVGASGIVSSNMSTAPKRLKKGLGYDMIKEELSLVDKFKLVKDLGYDGIEFNSPVAITVQELLKAKIASGIEIPSVVNKDHWSKPLSDPDASIRQFTIDSVAKSLQEVKELGGDTVLVVPGVVNEKVSYGVAYKNALDSVRKLIPHVEKTGMKIGLENVWNNFILSPIEAKMFVDEIDHPLIGWYFDIGNILRYGWPEHWIEVLNKRIFKLHAKEFSRQKMNDEGLWKGFNVDLLKGDINWANVMKTVREVDYKGGWLTVEVGGGDRNHLKAISTQLDQIVSL, translated from the coding sequence ATGATGAATAGAAAGAATTTTATTAAATCGGCGGCGCTTATAGCGGGAGCCACAGTAGCTGCTCCAATGGTTGGTGCTTCGGGAATAGTTTCTTCTAATATGAGCACCGCTCCTAAACGATTGAAAAAAGGGCTTGGCTATGACATGATTAAGGAAGAACTGTCTTTAGTGGACAAGTTCAAATTGGTCAAGGACCTGGGATATGATGGTATTGAGTTTAATAGTCCTGTAGCCATCACTGTCCAGGAGCTCTTAAAGGCAAAAATAGCGTCAGGTATTGAAATCCCGAGTGTTGTCAATAAAGACCATTGGTCCAAACCGCTCTCTGATCCAGATGCTTCGATACGTCAATTTACGATTGATTCTGTTGCGAAATCTTTGCAAGAAGTGAAAGAGTTGGGTGGGGACACGGTGTTGGTGGTGCCTGGTGTTGTGAACGAGAAAGTCTCCTATGGTGTGGCTTATAAAAATGCACTGGATTCGGTCCGGAAACTTATTCCACATGTGGAGAAAACAGGCATGAAAATAGGATTGGAGAATGTTTGGAACAATTTTATCTTGAGTCCGATTGAAGCAAAAATGTTTGTAGATGAAATCGATCACCCATTAATTGGCTGGTATTTTGATATCGGTAATATTTTGCGATATGGATGGCCAGAACATTGGATTGAGGTCTTGAACAAGCGGATCTTTAAGTTGCATGCAAAGGAGTTCAGTCGACAAAAGATGAATGATGAAGGACTTTGGAAGGGATTTAACGTAGACCTGTTAAAAGGCGATATCAATTGGGCTAACGTCATGAAAACGGTACGCGAGGTGGATTACAAAGGAGGCTGGTTGACGGTGGAAGTTGGAGGTGGAGACCGGAATCACCTTAAAGCTATTTCTACTCAGCTGGATCAAATTGTAAGTCTTTAA
- a CDS encoding ABC transporter ATP-binding protein, whose amino-acid sequence MITIKNLNFNYNKAKPLFKDVSMQLEEGHIYGLLGKNGAGKSTLLKNISGLVYPWSGSLEVLGYDPRKREPALLRQISFIPEEFHLPSVRSSSYVSVNAPFYPYFDHQYLHELLTEFEIPVQQKLSEMSYGQKKKYIIAFGLATKARLIIMDEPTNGLDIPSKAQFRKIMASAMTDDCCIIISTHQVRDLDNLIDTVILLDEQKVALSASIEEITNRLMFKKVKEVDSNALYVEEGLGGFNTIAINSNQEDSRLDMELFFNAVLSKKSSITSLLNTTHHE is encoded by the coding sequence ATGATAACTATTAAAAACCTAAATTTTAATTATAATAAAGCAAAGCCTTTATTTAAGGATGTGAGTATGCAGCTGGAAGAGGGGCATATTTATGGTCTACTTGGTAAAAATGGAGCCGGTAAATCCACGTTGTTGAAAAACATTTCTGGCCTCGTGTATCCGTGGTCAGGTTCGCTGGAGGTATTGGGGTACGATCCGCGAAAACGTGAACCTGCATTGTTGCGACAGATTAGTTTTATTCCGGAAGAATTTCATCTGCCATCTGTCAGGTCATCAAGCTATGTGAGTGTAAATGCTCCATTCTACCCTTATTTTGACCATCAGTATCTGCACGAGTTGCTGACAGAATTCGAAATACCTGTGCAACAAAAGTTGTCTGAAATGAGCTATGGCCAAAAGAAAAAGTACATCATCGCTTTTGGATTGGCGACTAAAGCACGGCTGATTATTATGGACGAACCGACTAACGGTCTCGATATTCCATCAAAGGCACAGTTCAGGAAGATAATGGCTTCAGCGATGACGGATGATTGTTGCATCATCATATCTACCCATCAAGTCCGTGATTTGGATAATCTGATAGATACCGTCATTTTGTTAGATGAACAGAAGGTAGCCTTGAGTGCGTCTATTGAGGAGATTACCAACAGATTGATGTTCAAAAAAGTCAAGGAGGTGGATAGCAATGCGCTGTATGTAGAGGAGGGGCTCGGTGGATTCAATACCATTGCTATCAATAGCAATCAAGAGGACTCTAGACTCGATATGGAATTATTTTTTAACGCTGTTTTGTCCAAAAAGAGCAGCATCACTTCTCTTTTAAATACAACACATCATGAATAA
- a CDS encoding RNA polymerase sigma factor, with translation MKKLYADPDEKQLLLLLKEGDYEAFNSIYQRYSLRILGRIVRLVKSEQIAEEVLQELFLKIWEKREHINPELSFRSFLFSVAQNIVYDHFRKVALDERHRSEFVQGYTEDYAHIEEELVFKQAEEQLMKAIAKLPPQCQKVFVLFKLEGKSYKEICSQMNISRSTVNNHITKANNLLKQELPFYQHHIVLVSLFLLKWI, from the coding sequence GTGAAAAAATTGTATGCCGATCCAGATGAAAAACAATTGTTATTGCTTCTAAAAGAGGGGGATTATGAGGCTTTCAATAGTATCTATCAACGGTATAGCTTGCGTATCTTGGGACGTATAGTTCGATTAGTGAAATCTGAACAGATTGCGGAAGAAGTATTGCAGGAACTCTTTTTAAAGATTTGGGAGAAAAGAGAGCATATCAACCCAGAGCTATCCTTTCGGTCTTTTCTCTTTTCAGTAGCGCAGAACATTGTTTACGATCATTTTAGAAAGGTTGCTCTAGATGAGCGGCATCGGTCTGAGTTTGTCCAGGGCTACACAGAAGATTATGCCCATATCGAAGAGGAGCTTGTATTCAAGCAAGCGGAAGAACAGTTAATGAAGGCTATCGCAAAACTACCGCCTCAATGTCAAAAGGTATTTGTTCTCTTTAAATTGGAAGGAAAAAGCTACAAAGAAATCTGTAGTCAAATGAACATCAGTAGGTCTACCGTCAATAATCACATTACAAAAGCAAATAATCTCCTGAAACAGGAACTACCGTTCTATCAACACCATATTGTATTGGTCAGTTTGTTCCTTCTTAAATGGATTTGA
- a CDS encoding Gfo/Idh/MocA family protein, whose amino-acid sequence MSISRRKFLKTAGLTTVAGIVANNYVLASESIWSLNTGTLKVGLIGCGGRGTAAAMEALNADPNVILHAMADAFDDHIEESYKTLKEKMGEKVQVSKENRFVGLDAYQRLLALDVDVVLLAAPPAFRPAHLEAAVNAGKHIFCEKPFAVDAPGLRRVIASSKKAKDKNLALVAGFCWRYHLPKREAFGKVLNGQIGQVVAADCTYNTGELWYKERQPKWTDFEYQLRNWLYYNWLSGDHIIEQAIHSLDMLQWAMGDQLPISVTGSGGRQKRVDKKFGNVYDHFALVYEYENGVKGYFSSRQQNNTAPSYAVELVGNEGKCTVDCRTGVHSISGKRPWKYEDETKFTDENAYKKSNSRSMYQQEHDELFASIRNKKPKNDGEWMVKSNLVALAGRMAAYTGQTVTLDAALASNEVLFPENVSWDLKYELPVSIPGIDTKI is encoded by the coding sequence ATGAGTATTTCTAGAAGGAAATTTTTAAAAACTGCAGGTCTTACGACCGTTGCAGGCATTGTTGCCAATAATTATGTATTGGCATCAGAGTCCATTTGGTCATTGAATACAGGTACGTTGAAGGTCGGTTTGATCGGTTGTGGAGGAAGAGGGACGGCAGCTGCAATGGAAGCATTGAACGCTGATCCGAACGTCATCTTACATGCGATGGCAGATGCCTTTGATGATCACATCGAAGAATCTTATAAGACCTTGAAGGAGAAGATGGGCGAAAAAGTACAGGTGTCCAAAGAAAATAGATTTGTGGGTTTGGACGCTTATCAACGGTTGCTGGCTTTAGATGTTGATGTCGTATTATTGGCGGCTCCGCCTGCATTTCGTCCGGCCCACTTAGAGGCAGCGGTTAATGCTGGAAAACATATATTCTGTGAGAAACCCTTTGCGGTGGACGCTCCAGGGCTGCGAAGGGTGATAGCATCCTCCAAGAAAGCCAAAGATAAAAACTTGGCATTGGTCGCTGGATTTTGTTGGCGCTATCATCTCCCAAAAAGAGAGGCTTTCGGAAAAGTATTGAACGGTCAAATTGGTCAGGTTGTTGCTGCAGATTGTACGTATAATACGGGAGAACTTTGGTACAAAGAACGGCAACCCAAATGGACCGATTTTGAATATCAATTACGAAACTGGCTGTATTATAACTGGCTTTCAGGCGATCATATTATAGAACAAGCTATTCACAGTCTGGATATGCTACAATGGGCCATGGGAGACCAACTCCCAATTAGTGTGACTGGTTCGGGGGGACGGCAGAAAAGAGTGGACAAAAAGTTTGGAAATGTGTATGATCATTTTGCGCTGGTGTATGAGTATGAAAACGGCGTAAAAGGATACTTCTCCTCTCGGCAACAGAATAATACAGCACCTTCATATGCGGTAGAGTTGGTCGGAAATGAAGGGAAATGCACCGTAGATTGTCGGACAGGAGTGCACAGTATCTCCGGTAAAAGGCCTTGGAAGTATGAGGACGAAACCAAATTTACGGACGAGAATGCCTATAAAAAGTCTAACTCTCGGAGCATGTACCAGCAGGAGCATGATGAGTTATTTGCTTCTATCCGAAACAAAAAGCCGAAGAATGATGGCGAATGGATGGTGAAGTCTAATCTAGTAGCGCTAGCTGGTCGAATGGCTGCCTATACTGGGCAGACGGTGACACTAGATGCGGCTTTGGCTTCTAACGAAGTATTATTCCCAGAGAATGTATCATGGGATTTGAAATATGAACTGCCGGTGTCAATACCTGGTATAGATACGAAGATATAA
- a CDS encoding FecR family protein: MKPNEPLNRIFEKYLVGLASKEELNTLLDHFAKEDGDPIKACILKELEEEELSDIPLHYQEIANRVRDALTKIRLKGLLSKYLEDNLGNEELAELRKGILDYGIHTLLPDNREHTVDSPLLTKVLEDRHGQYTEVKKSQGPIDPSQRNKSVSIPLKRWMTVAAALVSIAVVGSFFVNLYRRDIMVAYTPVEEVKLPDRNEAVISFEDGVSYALLRTDAALLAKRGVEIVKLPNGDLLFKMNAVAGGKTTRQTFYSPKGSLSRLVLSDGSRVTLNSDTKLTYPSRFENKRRTVKVVGEAYFEVTHHASRPFVVFAENTKIKVLGTVFNVATNLKREKVLTTLMSGEVVVGTSNGEIRIKPGMQAASNKYSGEIEKYNVDARDILAWKQGYFRFKDDDIFDVMEKIKTWYDIKEYRVEGSTADRFSGTVLRTRKLSELLSQLEKISNYKFKIIDRRVIVMK; this comes from the coding sequence TTGAAACCAAACGAACCATTGAATCGGATTTTTGAGAAGTATCTAGTTGGGCTAGCCAGTAAAGAGGAGTTGAATACGCTGTTGGATCACTTCGCGAAAGAAGATGGTGACCCTATAAAGGCATGTATACTTAAAGAACTAGAAGAGGAAGAACTCTCTGACATTCCTTTGCATTATCAAGAAATTGCAAATCGAGTACGGGATGCATTAACCAAAATCCGACTAAAAGGCCTTTTATCAAAATATCTAGAAGATAATCTGGGAAATGAGGAGCTAGCGGAGCTTCGTAAAGGTATTCTAGACTATGGTATACATACGCTACTGCCTGATAATCGGGAACATACAGTCGATAGTCCATTGCTAACGAAGGTCTTGGAGGATAGACATGGCCAATATACGGAAGTCAAAAAGAGTCAAGGACCAATAGACCCCTCGCAAAGGAACAAGAGTGTCTCCATACCCTTGAAACGATGGATGACAGTGGCTGCTGCCTTGGTGTCAATAGCAGTTGTAGGTAGTTTTTTTGTTAATCTCTATAGACGGGATATTATGGTGGCTTACACTCCCGTAGAGGAGGTGAAATTGCCTGATCGTAACGAGGCAGTTATTAGTTTTGAGGATGGCGTATCATACGCTCTTCTACGTACCGATGCTGCGTTACTCGCTAAGCGAGGGGTCGAAATCGTGAAGCTACCCAATGGCGATTTACTCTTCAAAATGAATGCTGTAGCGGGAGGAAAGACAACTCGTCAGACATTCTACTCGCCGAAAGGAAGCCTATCTCGACTGGTATTATCAGACGGTAGCCGGGTAACCTTAAATTCGGATACTAAACTTACTTATCCTTCTCGATTCGAAAATAAGCGACGTACTGTAAAGGTAGTCGGCGAAGCATACTTCGAGGTGACCCATCATGCAAGCCGACCATTTGTCGTATTTGCAGAGAATACAAAGATAAAAGTACTGGGAACAGTATTTAACGTGGCGACAAATCTAAAAAGGGAAAAGGTCTTGACCACGCTTATGAGTGGGGAAGTAGTGGTGGGCACTAGCAATGGGGAAATTCGAATAAAACCGGGCATGCAAGCTGCTTCGAATAAATACAGCGGAGAAATAGAAAAGTATAATGTGGACGCGAGAGACATACTGGCATGGAAACAAGGATACTTTCGCTTTAAAGATGACGACATCTTTGATGTGATGGAAAAAATAAAGACCTGGTATGATATCAAGGAATATCGGGTAGAAGGAAGTACGGCCGACAGATTTAGTGGCACAGTATTGCGTACACGTAAATTGTCTGAGCTATTGAGTCAACTTGAAAAAATATCCAATTACAAATTTAAAATTATAGATAGGAGGGTAATCGTTATGAAGTGA